In Microvenator marinus, one genomic interval encodes:
- a CDS encoding phosphotransferase, with protein sequence MSHEALNALISQNSWELVSPLTEVGRSLRARVKTSERIALVFWFADAQLAKRAAWAHELEHAAQLFAVPELLENGENWILVENIQGEPLSEYLDGVHSSLLGYKGAPHILQELGELARKLHAMFPELSFYGDPSDPSAQWLTFNGYVASRLEEWAEHVRSLGLADEGVQVVSKVIGDLRQELASFHPRSLTTICHRCLSPDHIWVSENAKDIVGLTGLENCAALPPEMDLAWILSVESVAESDDLVRHLYRGYGAARTMDVQRREYFYARVVALEALYAKPPEIHGNVENLLRLLEL encoded by the coding sequence ATGAGCCATGAGGCGCTTAACGCGTTGATTTCGCAAAATAGCTGGGAGCTCGTCAGTCCTCTGACCGAGGTGGGTAGGTCTCTGCGTGCTCGCGTGAAGACCTCCGAACGAATCGCGCTGGTGTTTTGGTTCGCCGATGCGCAGCTCGCCAAACGAGCCGCCTGGGCGCATGAGTTGGAGCACGCGGCTCAGCTCTTCGCGGTTCCCGAGCTCCTAGAGAACGGTGAGAATTGGATCCTTGTAGAGAACATCCAGGGTGAACCGCTCTCGGAGTATCTGGATGGCGTGCATTCGAGCCTTCTCGGGTATAAAGGCGCGCCTCATATTTTGCAGGAACTAGGCGAGCTCGCGCGGAAGCTTCATGCGATGTTCCCTGAGCTCAGTTTCTACGGTGACCCCTCAGACCCGAGCGCCCAATGGCTCACGTTCAATGGCTACGTGGCATCAAGGCTTGAAGAGTGGGCGGAACACGTTCGATCCCTGGGGCTGGCAGACGAGGGGGTTCAGGTCGTCTCGAAAGTGATCGGCGACCTACGCCAAGAGTTGGCGTCGTTTCATCCTCGAAGCCTGACCACGATTTGTCACCGCTGCCTTTCACCAGACCATATCTGGGTTTCAGAGAACGCCAAGGATATCGTCGGGCTGACTGGGCTCGAGAATTGCGCAGCACTTCCTCCAGAAATGGATCTGGCCTGGATTCTGAGTGTTGAATCCGTGGCTGAGAGTGATGACTTGGTGCGCCACCTCTATCGAGGCTACGGTGCGGCGCGAACTATGGACGTGCAGCGACGCGAGTACTTTTACGCACGAGTTGTGGCGTTGGAAGCACTCTACGCAAAGCCCCCTGAGATTCATGGAAACGTGGAGAATCTTCTCAGGCTCTTGGAACTTTAA
- a CDS encoding VWA domain-containing protein produces the protein MKYSSLFMIAALLATACADDATNGGNDPITVCPAGQVYNPAADRCVPGGQGEDTPPADPTPKEEFPSEEPFAETDGDEIVDRLDNCPYDANPDQADSDADGIGDVCDNCPDKSNPDQADSDGNGSGDACSPVPTGQICAEQTTGFQVLKPNIFFSLDKSGSMLGDPMFQAKSGMNAIADELASEVRFGIGAFPVELVCGIAHSTLLPMGEHTPAAIKSSYAALGSEGGTPTYDALEDILVAGLTNDPNDPNDDARAKAAVLITDGEPNNCRPNPVGDTINAARALSNAGIPVYVIGFNFEGANPTNLNAIAEAGGTNANINGQRFYPANDATTLVQALRQISSEVISCSYVLDTPPPDPNKVWVSINNNFLAQSDYTFDGGGNTLTLNQATCDQLRSSDPTTTQVSITLGCATPCVPGEFWGCCIDAGDSCQSDAECCLGTCTNGTCEDLCRPTGITCTENTDCCQGICAGGVCIAQ, from the coding sequence ATGAAGTATTCTTCCCTGTTTATGATTGCCGCTCTACTGGCTACGGCCTGTGCGGACGACGCAACCAACGGCGGCAACGACCCGATTACAGTGTGCCCTGCGGGCCAAGTTTATAATCCGGCTGCTGACCGTTGTGTGCCTGGTGGGCAGGGTGAAGATACACCTCCAGCCGACCCAACTCCGAAAGAGGAGTTCCCATCTGAAGAACCGTTTGCAGAAACAGATGGTGATGAGATCGTGGACCGACTGGACAATTGCCCCTACGACGCCAACCCAGACCAAGCTGATTCTGACGCGGACGGCATCGGGGATGTTTGCGATAACTGTCCTGACAAGAGCAACCCGGATCAGGCCGATTCCGATGGAAACGGCAGTGGTGATGCGTGCTCGCCAGTTCCGACTGGGCAGATTTGTGCTGAACAGACCACAGGTTTCCAGGTCCTCAAGCCAAATATTTTCTTCTCTCTCGACAAGTCGGGTTCGATGCTGGGAGACCCGATGTTCCAGGCCAAGAGTGGCATGAACGCGATCGCCGATGAACTCGCGAGCGAGGTTCGTTTTGGAATCGGAGCGTTTCCCGTGGAATTGGTTTGCGGCATTGCGCACTCCACCCTTCTGCCCATGGGCGAGCACACGCCTGCGGCTATCAAATCGTCGTACGCGGCGCTTGGCTCGGAGGGCGGCACACCAACCTATGACGCCCTTGAAGATATTTTGGTCGCTGGACTCACCAATGACCCCAATGACCCAAATGACGATGCCCGCGCCAAGGCCGCGGTTTTGATCACAGACGGTGAACCCAACAATTGCCGGCCCAATCCCGTTGGTGACACCATCAATGCCGCGCGAGCACTTAGCAACGCAGGGATTCCCGTGTACGTGATCGGCTTTAATTTCGAGGGTGCAAACCCGACCAACCTCAACGCCATTGCCGAAGCCGGAGGAACAAACGCCAATATTAACGGCCAACGGTTCTATCCTGCAAACGACGCGACTACGCTTGTCCAGGCGCTGCGCCAGATTTCAAGCGAAGTCATCTCCTGCTCCTACGTCTTGGACACGCCGCCACCCGACCCGAACAAGGTCTGGGTATCAATCAACAACAACTTCCTCGCTCAGTCGGACTACACGTTCGATGGGGGTGGCAACACGCTGACCTTGAATCAAGCAACCTGTGATCAGCTTCGCTCTAGCGATCCAACGACTACGCAGGTGAGCATCACGCTTGGATGCGCCACACCTTGTGTCCCGGGCGAATTCTGGGGTTGTTGTATTGACGCAGGAGACTCGTGTCAGTCTGATGCCGAGTGCTGTCTTGGCACATGCACCAACGGCACATGCGAAGACCTCTGCCGCCCTACTGGGATTACGTGTACCGAAAACACGGATTGTTGCCAGGGAATCTGCGCCGGCGGCGTCTGTATCGCCCAGTGA
- a CDS encoding molybdopterin molybdotransferase MoeA has product MNLSVEEALSRIVGKIEPLSVVRLGLMESPGSVLAEDILSPSDWPSFTQSAMDGYALAHQGGATEYNVVGESAAGRGFDGAVKPGECVRIFTGARLPEGADTVVLQEEVERDGDLIRPQKLEVGANIRFQGENLAEGAAALTRGTRIGAAQIGLLSALRISSLSVSRTPRALILSSGDELQYVEEPAAPGKIVNSNAYMLAALCNESGIHADISPILKDDFSTIEQAFRAGIARYDIVISSGGVSVGDHDHVQSVMQSVGEVDFWKIRMKPGKPLAFGLGPNGVPIFGLPGNPVSAFVCFQLFVRPALAKLQGAEISERSVTLETVEPLKSTPKREHYISGRIVTEEGVSKFMPVGSTSSGDITAFGAIEALACVPEGVSSVEKGSEVKVLIL; this is encoded by the coding sequence ATGAACCTGAGTGTTGAAGAAGCCCTATCCAGAATAGTTGGGAAAATAGAGCCGCTGAGCGTTGTGCGCCTTGGATTGATGGAAAGCCCGGGGAGCGTCTTGGCTGAGGACATTCTTAGCCCCTCGGACTGGCCTTCCTTTACACAATCGGCCATGGACGGCTACGCCCTGGCTCATCAGGGCGGTGCCACGGAGTACAACGTCGTTGGAGAATCAGCTGCAGGAAGAGGCTTTGATGGAGCGGTTAAGCCCGGTGAGTGCGTGCGAATCTTCACGGGGGCTCGTCTTCCAGAGGGCGCAGATACCGTGGTGCTGCAAGAGGAAGTCGAGCGTGACGGGGATTTAATTCGTCCGCAGAAGCTAGAAGTTGGGGCAAATATTCGCTTTCAAGGGGAAAATTTGGCCGAGGGCGCGGCCGCGTTGACGCGGGGAACCCGAATCGGTGCTGCGCAAATTGGCCTCTTGAGCGCGTTGAGAATCAGCTCGTTGAGTGTGTCACGAACACCGCGCGCGCTGATTCTATCGAGCGGAGACGAGCTTCAGTACGTTGAGGAGCCGGCAGCTCCAGGAAAGATCGTCAACTCGAACGCATACATGTTGGCCGCGTTATGTAACGAGAGCGGCATACACGCCGATATCTCGCCGATCCTTAAAGATGATTTTTCGACGATTGAGCAGGCGTTTCGTGCGGGAATTGCTCGCTACGACATAGTGATCTCTTCTGGAGGTGTAAGCGTCGGGGACCACGATCACGTGCAATCTGTAATGCAGAGCGTGGGCGAGGTGGACTTTTGGAAAATCCGCATGAAGCCGGGCAAACCGCTCGCTTTCGGGCTTGGGCCCAACGGCGTCCCCATCTTTGGCCTGCCGGGAAACCCAGTTTCGGCCTTTGTGTGTTTCCAACTCTTTGTGCGCCCTGCCCTTGCGAAACTGCAGGGCGCTGAGATTTCCGAGCGTTCGGTCACGTTAGAGACCGTTGAACCACTCAAATCTACCCCCAAAAGAGAACACTACATCTCCGGGCGCATCGTCACCGAAGAAGGGGTCTCGAAGTTCATGCCGGTCGGCTCAACGAGTTCGGGCGACATCACGGCGTTTGGAGCGATCGAGGCTCTGGCTTGTGTTCCCGAAGGTGTTTCCAGCGTCGAAAAAGGTTCCGAAGTTAAGGTGCTCATACTCTGA
- a CDS encoding tubulin-like doman-containing protein produces the protein MKDYSDKLVSFSHISPTFFIGLGGSGSDIVNRIAAKLKSRWNWKSMQELVHFFAIDTNTHDLIKQENVPRDNRILISDFDKRTYVNLKRGRAHVDEDPFTTSWIHDWYEFRGTRGAGAGQIRIESRLSLHYQLEQDRGKIVQRLNSAMNVARHHDNPYRKSNPPHFNVFIYGSVAGGTGSGSFLSIAYLLRELIEAQSWIPKIYGTLIMPSLFLNDVPGALHSDINANGYAALKELEHLMKLGAEGSANEETYHYNPERAHEPKVDDKPFDFVYIADKPTKFQVDEYKNAIADAAYLLLYSPLIGAQAGDYDNYEKHQKALISGYTVYYGSNGCSVMILPDKDILEYCAMRFAARAMREYLLFDAGVPAEFAIHFEDPKFRRLSREAQNDEIDRKFCQFIDYMATQEDKDEIENGPYKAISTLLTPTKSSLDEEFGHVVDGFVSDVISKLSLPTLTATDITENNIKVDTELADLRQNRDDSRARMRPVWDSARQQLISGQTLQDFFLKHRTNPFAQRYFLIKMKDRLRAQIDEIQSTYDAQRKEVDLDSSEVGSKIKDWRERLNETAKLTMMERIKGSNADFHYTRNGFVEYFNGDLVEGNRAVLSNEFRLEFLRAALDHFEKRLESFREVATQAVDAIESLEKEAEESRQSGRFAHGDGLSNAYTLDVEVLEEVGGERLWNFFFEDRFVREGREFNYFRSDDIFPIITESFNPEIDKSGRRVPRTSREITDKISSELLALGKKRLAADIVGTREGGTDLSQRGLRLDDGLFYEAQYHFLRQYQADGSSQEPTREQLEEYIKSKMRFADSKSGPLANFADMNDTRVINSKVALFGIHDAYRERLGPLVNEVLPQAQAIPHWFDEKAMVFYQANLGIPLYFYKRVNTDLKAAYDRVMSKAGVERGYPLHVDSRWEDSLPNLDPNEAKAAERKDSEREDRLNFGLGFAIGLFRTDSDGSIHWHVQGVSGALGKDRPSAYKALKSLDERTMRRINAELENARVEWLKSSTAPVRELVRGYLAELDEAIWKLNATKTAASADLLKFLELEESLLRAWSEEG, from the coding sequence ATGAAAGACTATTCAGACAAGCTCGTCTCCTTCAGCCATATTTCCCCTACCTTCTTCATCGGACTCGGTGGTTCGGGCTCCGATATCGTCAATCGCATCGCCGCCAAACTAAAGAGCCGATGGAATTGGAAGTCGATGCAGGAGTTGGTTCATTTTTTTGCGATCGACACCAATACGCATGACTTGATCAAACAAGAGAATGTGCCTCGGGACAACCGCATCCTCATCTCGGACTTCGACAAACGCACGTACGTCAATTTGAAGCGGGGCCGAGCCCATGTGGACGAAGACCCGTTCACCACGTCTTGGATCCATGACTGGTACGAGTTCCGCGGGACTCGCGGCGCTGGAGCCGGTCAAATTCGAATCGAGAGCCGTCTAAGCCTTCACTACCAGCTTGAGCAAGACCGCGGAAAAATCGTGCAGCGCTTGAACTCGGCGATGAACGTGGCTCGGCATCACGACAACCCTTATCGAAAGTCCAACCCGCCTCATTTCAACGTGTTTATCTACGGCTCGGTTGCAGGTGGAACGGGCTCTGGCTCTTTCCTCTCCATCGCGTACTTGCTTCGCGAGCTCATTGAGGCTCAGAGTTGGATTCCGAAGATTTACGGCACTCTGATCATGCCGAGCCTCTTCTTGAACGACGTTCCGGGCGCCTTGCACTCTGACATCAACGCCAATGGTTATGCGGCCCTCAAGGAACTCGAACACCTGATGAAATTGGGGGCTGAGGGGTCTGCAAACGAGGAAACCTATCATTACAATCCCGAGCGCGCCCACGAACCCAAAGTGGACGATAAGCCGTTCGACTTTGTGTATATCGCGGATAAACCCACGAAATTTCAGGTGGACGAGTACAAGAACGCCATCGCCGACGCTGCGTATCTCCTGCTCTACTCACCCCTGATCGGCGCTCAGGCTGGCGACTATGATAATTACGAAAAGCACCAGAAGGCGCTGATTTCGGGCTATACCGTCTACTACGGAAGTAACGGGTGTTCGGTGATGATTTTGCCGGACAAAGACATTCTGGAATATTGCGCCATGCGCTTTGCGGCGCGCGCGATGCGAGAGTACTTGCTCTTTGACGCGGGCGTGCCTGCCGAGTTTGCGATTCATTTTGAAGACCCCAAATTTCGCAGGCTCTCGCGTGAGGCGCAGAATGATGAGATCGACAGAAAGTTCTGTCAGTTCATCGATTATATGGCGACGCAGGAAGACAAGGACGAGATCGAGAATGGTCCCTACAAGGCTATTTCGACCCTGCTCACGCCTACTAAGAGTTCGCTCGATGAGGAGTTTGGCCACGTCGTCGACGGTTTTGTTTCCGACGTAATCTCCAAACTCTCACTTCCTACACTGACAGCCACCGATATCACCGAGAATAATATCAAGGTGGATACGGAACTCGCTGACCTTCGGCAAAACCGTGATGACTCGAGAGCACGGATGCGCCCTGTTTGGGATAGCGCACGTCAGCAGCTGATTTCTGGTCAAACTCTCCAGGACTTTTTCCTGAAGCACCGAACGAATCCGTTTGCTCAGCGCTACTTCTTGATCAAGATGAAGGACCGGCTCCGCGCTCAGATCGACGAGATTCAGTCAACGTATGACGCGCAGCGAAAAGAGGTCGATCTGGACTCGTCGGAAGTGGGCTCCAAGATTAAGGATTGGAGGGAGAGGCTCAACGAAACCGCGAAGCTCACCATGATGGAGCGAATCAAGGGTTCGAACGCCGACTTTCATTACACCCGAAATGGTTTCGTCGAGTATTTCAACGGGGATCTGGTAGAGGGGAATCGTGCCGTGCTCTCCAATGAGTTCAGACTGGAATTCTTGAGAGCCGCTCTAGACCACTTCGAGAAACGATTGGAGTCGTTCCGTGAAGTCGCGACTCAAGCAGTTGATGCTATTGAGAGCCTTGAGAAAGAGGCTGAAGAGTCCCGCCAGAGCGGAAGATTTGCGCACGGAGACGGCCTCTCAAACGCATATACTTTGGACGTGGAGGTCTTGGAGGAAGTCGGCGGCGAACGCCTGTGGAACTTCTTCTTTGAAGACCGTTTTGTGCGGGAAGGCCGCGAGTTCAACTACTTTAGAAGCGACGATATCTTCCCGATCATCACTGAGTCCTTCAATCCCGAGATCGATAAGAGTGGACGGCGTGTTCCTCGAACCTCGAGAGAGATTACGGATAAGATCAGCAGCGAGTTGCTCGCGCTCGGAAAGAAACGTCTAGCCGCCGATATCGTGGGCACACGAGAAGGAGGCACAGACCTCTCACAGCGTGGCTTGAGGCTAGATGACGGCCTCTTCTACGAGGCACAGTATCACTTCTTGCGCCAATACCAGGCAGATGGTTCAAGTCAGGAGCCGACGCGGGAGCAGTTAGAAGAATACATCAAGAGCAAGATGCGCTTTGCGGACTCAAAATCAGGGCCGCTAGCCAATTTTGCGGACATGAACGACACTCGCGTCATCAACTCAAAGGTGGCGCTCTTTGGGATTCATGATGCCTACAGAGAACGCCTCGGCCCCCTGGTCAATGAGGTGCTTCCTCAGGCTCAGGCCATCCCTCATTGGTTCGACGAGAAGGCCATGGTCTTCTACCAGGCGAACCTCGGAATCCCGCTCTACTTCTACAAGCGTGTGAATACTGACCTCAAGGCCGCCTACGACCGTGTGATGTCGAAAGCCGGAGTCGAACGAGGCTACCCACTGCATGTGGACTCACGTTGGGAAGATTCCTTGCCGAACCTCGACCCCAATGAGGCGAAGGCTGCAGAGCGCAAGGATTCTGAGCGTGAAGACCGTCTTAACTTCGGTTTGGGCTTTGCGATCGGTCTCTTCCGTACCGATTCAGACGGCTCAATTCACTGGCATGTGCAGGGAGTTTCAGGTGCACTTGGGAAAGATCGCCCAAGCGCCTACAAGGCCCTCAAGAGCCTAGACGAGCGCACCATGCGCCGCATTAACGCCGAGCTTGAAAACGCGCGCGTAGAGTGGCTCAAGTCCTCGACTGCGCCTGTTCGAGAGCTAGTCCGCGGTTATCTCGCCGAACTCGACGAAGCCATTTGGAAGCTGAACGCTACCAAAACCGCCGCCAGTGCGGATCTTCTCAAATTTCTTGAGCTCGAAGAGTCCCTGCTGCGCGCCTGGAGCGAAGAAGGCTGA
- a CDS encoding Ig-like domain-containing protein encodes MRIWIFVGLLLGAMSGLSGCGSESSTCGTSADCGEGQACEEGSCVTPSAVMCTGDPDCRPGFQCLGGSCQPLPRFDMGPEDMTPEPDFSEPDMPAEEDMAPLDNVNPTVVAITPADGTADVALDVSITVEFSEDMNPATVNFMSLLLKDPAGDDINAQVTFDPETNIATLTPDAPLYPATGYRVVPTALLRDLADNSLRIDPSPDANFTTILGIPEKHTELANTFAPVVFQSMESFEPGARNIDTPMLVNFDDDFEARNNKANGLLTTVSPPANVYYSVVESQTHYFITYALYYPVRRIKNTEVNQEHDFTGAVFVVDKATETLQMVEGLKVDEGNDTVIAFKPSASQVTGTGNSSYFETIQEADYVEGRYPLFITSGSHEACHWVNEGPTVPTVCRHDSRGFSEGPTDGVMMRPGTAQIYNESVENTETGIREMEYGLVPLASLWATRNLVGEQLLWEKLTVYSPIEGRTSKYPDESLIVWPNRLFSNDETTYGKPPFAWLKTSSNNNQGQWLFDPAYLLQVRYAFPEGFSADYCHNVYMAIDNTSSAPCAEVVE; translated from the coding sequence ATGCGAATTTGGATTTTTGTCGGTTTACTCTTGGGAGCAATGAGCGGTTTGTCTGGCTGCGGCTCAGAGAGCTCGACATGCGGTACCAGCGCAGATTGCGGAGAAGGTCAAGCTTGTGAGGAAGGCTCCTGCGTCACGCCGAGCGCGGTGATGTGCACCGGCGACCCCGATTGCCGTCCAGGATTTCAATGTCTTGGTGGCTCGTGTCAGCCGCTGCCCCGATTCGACATGGGCCCTGAAGACATGACGCCTGAGCCGGACTTCAGCGAGCCGGATATGCCCGCAGAAGAGGATATGGCGCCGCTCGACAACGTGAACCCCACGGTCGTCGCGATTACTCCTGCAGATGGAACCGCAGATGTGGCATTGGATGTGAGCATCACAGTGGAGTTCTCGGAAGATATGAATCCGGCAACTGTGAACTTCATGTCTCTTTTGCTCAAGGACCCTGCGGGTGACGATATCAACGCTCAGGTTACGTTTGACCCCGAGACGAATATCGCAACGCTTACGCCGGATGCCCCGCTCTACCCCGCAACGGGATATCGCGTGGTGCCGACCGCACTGCTTCGTGACCTCGCCGATAATAGTTTGAGGATCGACCCTTCTCCGGACGCGAATTTCACGACTATCCTTGGAATCCCCGAAAAGCACACTGAGCTTGCAAATACGTTCGCGCCGGTGGTTTTCCAGAGCATGGAGTCGTTTGAGCCTGGCGCTCGTAATATCGACACCCCAATGTTGGTCAACTTCGACGATGATTTCGAGGCGCGGAATAACAAGGCCAACGGCCTTTTGACTACAGTGAGCCCCCCGGCCAACGTCTACTACTCGGTCGTTGAGTCACAGACCCATTATTTCATCACTTATGCCCTCTACTACCCTGTCCGAAGGATCAAGAATACCGAAGTGAATCAAGAGCATGACTTCACGGGCGCGGTATTCGTCGTAGATAAGGCCACCGAGACGCTTCAAATGGTGGAAGGCCTCAAAGTCGACGAGGGCAATGACACGGTCATCGCCTTCAAACCTTCGGCAAGCCAAGTCACAGGAACCGGCAACTCTTCGTATTTTGAGACGATTCAGGAAGCTGATTACGTGGAAGGCCGATACCCTCTCTTCATCACCAGTGGTTCACACGAAGCCTGCCATTGGGTGAACGAAGGCCCCACCGTTCCAACGGTTTGCCGTCATGATTCTCGTGGGTTCTCAGAAGGACCAACAGATGGAGTCATGATGCGTCCGGGTACGGCTCAGATCTACAACGAGTCGGTCGAGAACACCGAAACTGGTATTCGGGAAATGGAGTACGGCCTTGTTCCACTTGCGAGCCTCTGGGCTACTCGAAATCTGGTCGGTGAGCAGCTTCTCTGGGAGAAGCTCACGGTTTACTCTCCAATCGAAGGCCGCACCTCAAAATACCCCGATGAGTCGCTTATCGTGTGGCCGAACCGACTCTTTAGCAACGACGAAACAACCTATGGAAAGCCTCCGTTTGCGTGGTTGAAAACTTCGTCGAACAATAACCAAGGACAATGGTTGTTTGACCCCGCGTACCTCCTCCAGGTTCGCTACGCCTTCCCCGAAGGCTTCTCGGCCGACTATTGCCACAATGTGTATATGGCCATCGATAACACCTCGAGCGCGCCTTGTGCCGAGGTGGTTGAATGA
- a CDS encoding ABC transporter permease translates to MSTYETFIAMRHLKNRRLSFLSTITIIAILGVFLGVMALTSVVAVTGGFQEAFRDRVLGVNSHILVIKFGIDFRDYKDIQKSLEAVPGVKATSPFIFHQMIATKGEKTTGILIKGVDPETARNVSDLPKYTPDPDSVLQLKFDRFPEDGVKAIPQILIGHTLAEKLDAKVGDEIQVTSPLESLDPDRWSSTEHKPSSRVFKVAGVYRSGFHEFDSRLVMTDYRALQDFFNQGDVVTGVDIRVDDVFDVASVGTLVKEVLPPGRFRVLDWRELNHNLFTSLGLQRLVLAVLFCFIVLVASFNIVCTLIMIVLDKQKDVAILKSMGATRAGILKIFVLEGLVIGAVGTINGLVGGFIVCHIIKRTDFGLDPSIYMIDHLPVRIDLMEFLAVGGVAMLICLLATLGPSWWASRLNPVEGLRYD, encoded by the coding sequence ATGTCTACGTACGAAACCTTCATAGCCATGAGGCACCTCAAGAACCGAAGACTGAGCTTCTTGAGTACGATCACCATCATCGCCATCCTGGGTGTTTTCTTAGGCGTGATGGCCCTAACGAGCGTGGTTGCCGTCACGGGCGGATTCCAAGAGGCGTTCCGAGACCGAGTCCTCGGCGTCAATAGCCATATCTTGGTGATCAAATTCGGGATCGACTTCAGAGACTACAAGGATATCCAAAAATCCCTCGAAGCTGTCCCAGGTGTGAAAGCTACAAGCCCCTTCATCTTTCACCAAATGATCGCAACGAAAGGTGAGAAGACGACCGGTATTCTTATCAAAGGCGTGGACCCCGAGACCGCGCGAAATGTAAGCGATCTGCCAAAATACACGCCGGATCCGGACTCCGTTCTTCAGCTGAAATTCGACCGCTTCCCCGAAGACGGTGTCAAAGCCATTCCGCAAATTTTGATCGGGCACACGCTCGCTGAAAAACTGGACGCCAAGGTAGGCGACGAAATCCAAGTGACGAGTCCCCTCGAGAGCCTAGATCCAGACCGATGGAGCTCTACGGAACACAAGCCATCAAGCCGAGTTTTCAAGGTCGCGGGCGTCTACCGTAGCGGCTTTCATGAGTTCGATTCGAGGCTCGTGATGACGGACTACAGGGCGCTCCAAGACTTCTTCAATCAGGGCGACGTCGTTACGGGGGTCGATATCCGCGTAGACGATGTCTTTGATGTAGCGAGCGTAGGAACGCTCGTAAAAGAAGTGTTGCCGCCTGGTCGATTTAGGGTTTTGGACTGGAGAGAGCTCAACCACAACCTCTTCACTAGTCTCGGCCTACAGCGCCTCGTGCTCGCCGTGCTATTCTGCTTCATCGTCCTCGTGGCGAGCTTCAATATCGTCTGTACGCTCATCATGATCGTGCTCGATAAGCAGAAAGATGTAGCGATTCTGAAGTCGATGGGCGCAACGCGCGCCGGAATTCTCAAGATTTTTGTGCTCGAGGGATTGGTGATTGGCGCCGTCGGCACCATCAACGGGCTAGTAGGTGGATTCATTGTCTGCCACATCATCAAACGCACAGACTTTGGGCTCGATCCGTCCATCTACATGATCGACCACCTCCCAGTGCGCATCGATCTCATGGAGTTCCTCGCCGTGGGCGGCGTGGCGATGCTCATCTGTTTGCTCGCTACCCTTGGACCTTCGTGGTGGGCTAGCCGCCTAAACCCCGTTGAGGGATTGCGCTACGACTGA